In Mucilaginibacter boryungensis, a single window of DNA contains:
- a CDS encoding DMT family transporter, translating into MNPKLSLVIGIICIAFSAIFVKLAGVAPATAALYRMAIAWVIILPYVLIKGKTTFARKDMWIALLAGVVFATDITVWNMSILKISATVSTLLANLVPVWVGLMSFIFLRKHSGWPFWLGTAIAIGGMLVLVGYQALVTLHFSAGILLAVAASVLYATYIMLSKNVLQRTDIVTFMFYNMLGAIVFLLIVNLIQGAELIQFPASTWGYFIGMGVLCQLLGWLTINYAISHLPATKTAVALLAQTVVTAIFAAILLKEKLELKEIAGSIIVLAGIGITFVKGAKTA; encoded by the coding sequence ATGAATCCAAAGCTTAGCCTTGTTATTGGTATTATTTGCATTGCCTTCTCGGCCATATTTGTAAAGCTGGCAGGCGTTGCACCGGCAACTGCCGCACTTTACCGCATGGCAATTGCGTGGGTTATTATATTGCCTTATGTATTGATAAAAGGTAAAACCACCTTTGCACGGAAGGATATGTGGATTGCCTTGCTGGCCGGTGTGGTATTCGCTACCGATATTACGGTGTGGAATATGTCTATATTAAAGATCAGCGCTACGGTATCAACACTGCTGGCCAATTTGGTGCCGGTTTGGGTGGGGTTAATGAGCTTTATATTCCTGCGAAAACATTCGGGCTGGCCCTTTTGGCTGGGAACGGCTATAGCTATCGGCGGCATGCTGGTTTTGGTGGGCTACCAGGCTTTGGTTACCCTGCATTTTAGCGCCGGCATACTGCTGGCTGTGGCTGCCAGCGTATTATATGCTACCTATATTATGCTTAGCAAAAATGTGCTGCAACGCACAGATATCGTCACCTTTATGTTTTATAATATGCTGGGCGCCATTGTTTTTTTATTAATTGTGAATTTGATACAGGGGGCAGAGCTAATTCAATTTCCGGCAAGCACCTGGGGTTACTTTATAGGGATGGGCGTACTTTGCCAGCTTTTAGGGTGGCTTACCATTAATTATGCCATCAGCCATTTGCCGGCTACCAAAACAGCAGTAGCCTTACTGGCGCAAACCGTGGTTACTGCTATTTTCGCAGCGATATTATTAAAAGAGAAGCTGGAGCTGAAAGAGATAGCAGGCAGTATAATTGTACTGGCAGGGATTGGGATAACATTTGTGAAGGGAGCAAAAACCGCGTAG
- a CDS encoding ribonucleoside-diphosphate reductase small subunit: MSQENELLLRENKDRFVILPIKYPAIWEMYKKAEASFWTAEEIDLSDDLKHWDNMNDGERHFISHILAFFAASDGIVNENLAVNFMSEVQLPEARCFYGFQIMMENIHSETYALLIDTYIKDSAEKDRLFHAIDTIPCVQKKAEWALRWINNGSFAERLVAFAAVEGIFFSGSFCSIFWLKKRGLMPGLTFSNELISRDEGSHCEFACLLYSMLENKLSKDAVTKIITDAVEIEKEFISDALPVSLIGMNAKLMSQYIEFVADRWLGELGYPKHYGASNPFDFMEMISLQGKTNFFEKRVGDYQKSGVLNNSGTTDSKAFSLDEDF; this comes from the coding sequence ATGAGCCAGGAAAATGAATTGCTTTTAAGAGAAAACAAAGACCGCTTTGTAATTCTGCCTATAAAATATCCTGCCATTTGGGAGATGTATAAAAAGGCCGAAGCGAGCTTTTGGACAGCCGAGGAAATTGACCTTTCTGACGATTTAAAGCACTGGGATAATATGAACGATGGCGAGCGCCATTTCATATCGCACATCCTGGCATTTTTTGCAGCGAGCGACGGTATCGTGAACGAGAACCTGGCCGTAAATTTTATGAGCGAGGTACAATTGCCTGAAGCGCGTTGCTTCTACGGTTTCCAGATCATGATGGAGAATATCCACTCGGAAACTTATGCCCTACTGATCGATACTTATATTAAAGATTCAGCCGAGAAAGACCGCTTGTTCCACGCAATTGATACCATACCGTGCGTGCAGAAAAAAGCCGAATGGGCCCTGCGCTGGATAAACAACGGATCATTTGCCGAACGTTTGGTAGCATTCGCTGCGGTAGAGGGTATTTTCTTTTCGGGCAGCTTCTGCTCTATCTTCTGGTTAAAAAAACGTGGGTTAATGCCGGGACTAACCTTCAGTAACGAGTTGATATCACGGGATGAAGGCTCGCACTGCGAATTCGCCTGCCTGCTATATAGCATGCTTGAAAATAAGCTGAGCAAAGATGCGGTAACCAAGATCATCACCGACGCGGTGGAGATTGAAAAAGAATTCATCAGCGATGCATTGCCCGTTTCATTAATAGGTATGAATGCCAAGCTAATGAGCCAGTACATTGAATTTGTAGCCGACAGGTGGCTGGGCGAACTGGGTTATCCTAAGCATTATGGCGCAAGCAACCCATTTGATTTTATGGAGATGATATCGCTGCAGGGTAAAACCAATTTCTTTGAAAAACGCGTAGGCGATTATCAAAAAAGCGGTGTGCTAAATAATTCCGGCACAACAGACAGCAAAGCGTTCTCATTGGACGAGGATTTTTAG
- a CDS encoding lysophospholipid acyltransferase family protein — translation MKIITTNEFAKAIGLDKLKMPGLAALLMEIMKINQVNELFASAQHKHGIEFIDAILEGVGVTVDFDETELRHIPADGAFIAIANHPYGGVEGLVLLKMLCMVRPDAKLMANFLLKKIPNLSEYFIAVNPFENIDHSSSISGIKSTLGLLAGGTPIGIFPAGEVSTYKIETQQVTDRKWHPVVGKIIAKAKVPVVPIYFHGNNGLLFNLLSLIHPTLRTAKLPSELFNKQGHTIKLRIGKPIHFEDIPESNNPAKLLNYLRAKTYALGAGLEEEKKLFNPRNLFKIKSEPEEIAFETDRNIIEKELEPLRENYLIWTEKNYEVFIAPTSTIPNIIREIGRLREITFREVGEGTNKSIDLDEYDIYYHHLFIWDSETKLIVGAYRIGLGDEIFYSRGKKGFYTAEVFKIKGQFTPVLKSSIELGRSFIRSEYQGKPLPLFLLWKGILKYLLDNPRYRYLIGPVSISNSFSTFSKSLIVDYITKHHFDHEMAQYVRPRKKFKVDFSKIDTDLLMEGADDSLKGLDSIISDVETRNMKIPVLLRQYIALNGKIICFNIDPKFADCLDGFLVLDLQQVPREMLEKLGKNL, via the coding sequence ATGAAAATAATAACCACCAACGAATTTGCAAAAGCTATAGGGCTGGACAAGCTGAAAATGCCCGGTCTTGCTGCGTTGCTAATGGAAATTATGAAGATAAACCAGGTGAACGAATTGTTTGCCAGCGCCCAGCATAAACACGGTATTGAATTTATTGATGCTATTTTAGAAGGAGTTGGGGTTACGGTTGATTTTGACGAAACCGAACTGCGTCATATCCCTGCCGACGGCGCTTTTATCGCTATTGCCAATCACCCTTATGGCGGTGTTGAAGGGCTGGTGTTATTAAAAATGCTCTGCATGGTTCGGCCTGATGCTAAACTGATGGCCAACTTCCTGCTGAAGAAAATACCTAACCTGAGTGAGTACTTTATTGCCGTAAACCCCTTTGAAAATATCGATCATTCATCCAGTATCAGCGGGATAAAAAGCACACTGGGCTTACTGGCGGGAGGCACCCCTATCGGCATATTTCCCGCGGGCGAAGTGTCCACCTATAAAATTGAAACCCAGCAGGTAACCGACCGCAAGTGGCATCCGGTTGTAGGAAAGATCATCGCGAAAGCAAAAGTGCCGGTGGTCCCTATTTATTTCCATGGGAATAATGGCCTGTTGTTTAATTTGCTTAGCCTGATCCATCCTACGTTACGCACTGCAAAGCTACCCTCGGAATTATTTAACAAGCAAGGCCACACCATTAAGCTACGCATTGGCAAGCCCATACATTTTGAAGATATCCCCGAAAGTAATAACCCTGCAAAACTACTGAATTACCTGCGTGCCAAAACCTATGCTTTGGGTGCAGGGCTTGAAGAAGAAAAGAAATTATTCAACCCGCGCAATTTGTTCAAAATAAAAAGCGAACCCGAGGAAATTGCTTTTGAAACCGACCGGAATATCATTGAAAAGGAACTTGAACCTTTACGGGAGAATTACCTGATCTGGACGGAGAAAAACTACGAGGTATTTATAGCCCCCACATCCACTATCCCCAATATTATACGCGAAATTGGACGCTTGCGCGAAATCACTTTCCGCGAGGTGGGCGAAGGCACTAATAAAAGTATCGATTTGGATGAGTATGATATTTACTATCATCACCTGTTTATCTGGGATAGCGAAACTAAGCTAATTGTAGGCGCCTACCGCATTGGCCTGGGCGATGAAATATTTTACAGTCGTGGCAAAAAAGGGTTTTATACCGCTGAAGTTTTTAAAATAAAAGGCCAGTTTACTCCCGTGTTAAAAAGCAGCATCGAACTGGGGCGTTCGTTTATCCGTTCAGAATACCAGGGCAAGCCGCTGCCTTTATTTTTATTATGGAAGGGCATATTGAAGTATTTACTGGATAACCCCCGTTACCGCTATTTGATAGGGCCGGTAAGCATCAGTAATTCATTCAGCACATTCTCAAAATCTTTAATTGTAGATTATATCACTAAGCATCATTTCGACCATGAAATGGCGCAATATGTGCGCCCGCGTAAAAAATTCAAGGTTGATTTTTCCAAGATCGATACAGACCTGCTGATGGAAGGCGCTGATGATTCATTGAAAGGACTGGATAGCATTATATCCGACGTGGAAACTCGTAATATGAAGATCCCGGTATTACTTCGACAATATATCGCGTTAAACGGAAAGATCATCTGTTTTAACATTGATCCAAAATTCGCCGATTGCCTTGATGGTTTCCTGGTGCTTGATCTGCAGCAAGTTCCGCGCGAAATGCTGGAAAAGTTGGGAAAGAATCTGTAA
- the trxA gene encoding thioredoxin encodes MALEITDANFEELVLKSDKPVLVDFWAEWCGPCRMVGPVVEEIAKEYDGKAVVGKVNVDNNPGISMKFGIRNIPALLFFKNGEIVDKQIGAVPKSVLADKLVKQL; translated from the coding sequence ATGGCTTTAGAAATTACTGACGCAAACTTTGAGGAGCTTGTGCTTAAATCTGATAAACCCGTATTGGTTGACTTTTGGGCAGAATGGTGCGGCCCTTGTAGAATGGTTGGCCCGGTAGTGGAAGAAATTGCAAAAGAATACGACGGCAAAGCTGTTGTTGGCAAAGTAAATGTTGACAATAACCCCGGCATTTCAATGAAATTCGGTATCCGCAATATCCCTGCTTTACTGTTCTTTAAGAATGGCGAGATAGTTGACAAACAAATTGGCGCTGTACCAAAATCAGTACTGGCCGATAAACTGGTTAAACAGTTATAA
- a CDS encoding ABC transporter ATP-binding protein has product MKTLLSYLKNHRWVVLLALVLAALNIGFSLLDPMITGKIVDNYMMPKSGKYYTYEYRLHGSLILVGLAVGAAMVSRIAKNFQDYFTNIIVQKTGAKMYADGLKHSLELPYQVFEDQRSGETLGILQKVRLDCEKFITSFISVLFVSLVGMVFVIIYSLTVSYKVTLVYFAAIPVIAIVSTLLSRRIKNIQKKIVGETTALAGSTTESLRNIELIKSLGLVKQEIERLNKTTYKILDLELKKVKFVRSMSFIQGTVVNLVRSCMIVILLILIFKGTLTPGNYFQFLFYSFFLFNPLQELGNTIQSWREAQVSLANFERILNTPIDIKPVKPVLIERVKTLTFNNVSFKHLTANRNALNHIDFEVNSGETVAFVGPSGSGKTTLVKLLVGLYQPLEGDIMYNNVLSKEIDLDQLRERVGFVTQDTQLFSGTIRENLLFVRPGATDEECMNVLHRAACQSLLARADKGLDTLIGEGGVKVSGGEKQRLSIARALLRRPDILVFDEATSSLDSITEEEITETIKDVSDQTDHITILIAHRLSTIMHADTIYVLEKGHIIESGKHLDLIQQKGLYYAMWRQQIGEKVTAEVELP; this is encoded by the coding sequence ATGAAGACTCTTTTATCATACTTAAAAAACCATCGCTGGGTAGTATTGCTGGCCCTGGTGCTGGCCGCATTAAATATAGGCTTCTCGCTGCTCGATCCAATGATCACCGGGAAAATAGTAGACAACTACATGATGCCTAAAAGCGGCAAGTACTATACCTATGAGTATCGTTTACACGGATCGCTGATATTGGTAGGGCTGGCCGTGGGCGCGGCTATGGTATCGCGTATAGCAAAAAACTTCCAGGATTATTTTACTAATATCATCGTCCAAAAAACCGGTGCTAAAATGTATGCCGATGGCCTGAAACATTCGCTTGAATTACCGTACCAGGTATTTGAAGACCAGCGTAGCGGCGAAACACTGGGGATTTTACAAAAGGTGCGCCTGGATTGCGAAAAATTTATCACCTCCTTCATCAGCGTATTGTTTGTAAGCCTGGTGGGTATGGTATTCGTTATCATTTACTCGTTAACAGTAAGCTATAAGGTAACACTGGTATACTTCGCGGCCATTCCGGTAATTGCTATTGTTAGTACTTTGTTAAGTCGCAGGATAAAAAACATCCAAAAGAAAATAGTTGGTGAAACTACTGCCCTGGCAGGCTCGACCACTGAATCGCTGCGGAATATTGAACTGATCAAAAGCCTGGGACTGGTGAAGCAGGAAATTGAACGGCTGAATAAAACTACCTACAAAATACTGGATCTGGAGCTGAAGAAAGTAAAATTTGTGCGCAGCATGAGTTTTATTCAAGGCACGGTAGTTAACCTGGTGCGCAGCTGCATGATCGTTATTTTATTGATCCTTATCTTTAAGGGTACATTAACACCAGGTAATTACTTTCAGTTCCTGTTCTACTCATTCTTTTTATTCAACCCTTTGCAGGAATTAGGTAACACCATACAGTCATGGCGCGAGGCACAGGTATCACTGGCTAACTTTGAGCGTATCCTAAACACACCGATAGATATAAAACCTGTTAAACCTGTGCTGATTGAAAGGGTAAAAACCCTAACATTCAACAATGTCAGCTTTAAACACCTAACCGCTAACCGCAACGCGCTTAACCATATTGATTTTGAAGTAAACAGTGGTGAGACGGTAGCATTTGTTGGCCCTTCGGGTTCGGGAAAAACCACGCTGGTGAAGCTGCTGGTAGGTTTGTATCAGCCTCTGGAAGGCGATATCATGTATAACAATGTATTAAGTAAAGAGATTGATCTTGACCAGTTACGCGAACGTGTAGGGTTTGTGACGCAGGATACCCAGCTGTTTTCGGGCACCATCCGCGAGAACCTGTTGTTTGTGCGCCCGGGTGCTACTGACGAGGAATGTATGAACGTATTGCACCGTGCAGCCTGTCAAAGCCTGTTGGCCCGAGCCGATAAGGGGTTGGACACTTTGATAGGCGAAGGTGGTGTAAAAGTATCGGGTGGTGAAAAACAACGCCTTTCCATTGCCCGCGCACTGCTGCGCCGTCCGGATATTTTGGTGTTTGACGAGGCTACGTCGTCACTTGATTCGATCACTGAAGAAGAAATTACCGAAACGATAAAGGATGTATCCGATCAGACCGATCATATCACTATCCTGATCGCTCACCGCCTGTCTACCATTATGCATGCCGATACCATTTATGTATTGGAGAAAGGGCATATCATTGAGTCGGGCAAACACCTTGACCTGATACAGCAAAAAGGTTTATACTATGCTATGTGGCGCCAGCAAATTGGCGAGAAAGTGACAGCAGAAGTAGAACTTCCTTAA
- a CDS encoding TonB-dependent receptor, whose translation MKKLLSIILTVLVLAAASVANAQITTGVITGKVTDQKGGTLPGVTISVVNTSTGTRYGNQTNADGRYTISNVNPGGPYTITASFVGYKKQELTGITINLGNATYNFKLEDEATALKEVVVRSTGGATKTGASTRINQNQLRNMPSLTRSLQDLTRLTPQSSNNSFQGTNYRYNNVTLDGAINNDAIGFSPSLGGQNNVSGQVGSSTRTSPVSLDAIQDIQVYVAPYDIKIGNVLGGSINAVTRSGTNTVTGSVYGFGRGAFLIGPNRIPANVGGDNSKEPSAFHDFQFGARVGLPIVKDKLFFFTNEEFARRKDPVIFPAGSAGANPILSAQDATDITKAFTSYTGGLSPGTAGEASIFSNSNKFFNRLDWNINEKNQLTLRNNTISSTATNLERDQQNFRFSGIDYTSHNNSTSTVAELKSRFTNSISNSLLFGYSNVHDYRDPNSNPALPQIEITGRTPGTTIFLGTDREAAIFDMHQKTTEITDNFTLNTGKHSFTFGTHNEFYNITYNFVNAWNGRDSYASIDDFTGAFNSNPATTVTFTPSRVRANFNYTNNTRDYILANPSAQFKVNLLSLYAQDELQATDNLKITGGIRLDYAGVPNKQPLSSKTTGAAADPNYGTTFTYTQPRNIQNKFLDNTEINGRLSFSYDVNGDQSVVVRGGTGTFTGRVPFAWFGYAFYNNGDTYGAYDKNNINRTSNTITPGTNPTQAPANGGLGFVNQQTNPVPNTSASGPTQVDMIDNNFKMPQVWRSSLAVDYKTQDQWRFTLEGIYTKVIHDLKFQQTNTTDQATYYPYDTQHQQPIFVNSKPSANFTNAYLLSNTDQGNRYSITGQIGKTWPMGLNVDFAYTYGQSKDITNGIRNSMESNWQLNQALNPNAPTLAYSNFDVRHRIITNLNYKISSKKASSNFAIFFSATSGTPYSFGFLPSSIQGTGQQVSLAYIPNVGETIKLFSTTPNAPTAAESAQAAAFDQFIDGDQYLKTRRGKFTERNGARTPWNTNADFRFTQDFNIGTDAHKQTLTFTFDIINLTNLLNKAWGHYYYSPNTFNSTSSIGLTKNVTPSFANAATTYPTYKFVNPGVPYAVDQFASRYQMQFGIRYSF comes from the coding sequence ATGAAGAAGCTCTTATCTATCATCCTAACCGTTCTGGTTTTAGCTGCAGCAAGTGTGGCTAATGCACAAATCACTACCGGTGTTATTACCGGCAAGGTTACCGACCAAAAAGGCGGAACACTGCCAGGTGTAACTATTAGTGTGGTAAACACCAGTACCGGCACCCGTTACGGCAATCAAACCAATGCCGATGGCCGTTATACTATCTCGAATGTTAACCCCGGAGGGCCTTACACTATTACCGCCAGCTTTGTGGGTTACAAAAAACAAGAATTAACCGGCATTACCATAAACCTTGGCAATGCCACTTATAATTTTAAACTGGAAGATGAAGCTACCGCCTTGAAAGAAGTAGTAGTACGATCAACCGGTGGCGCTACCAAAACAGGGGCCAGCACACGCATTAATCAAAATCAGCTGCGTAATATGCCATCGCTTACCCGCAGCTTGCAGGACCTGACGCGTTTGACTCCGCAAAGCAGCAATAACTCGTTCCAGGGTACCAACTACCGTTACAACAACGTAACGCTTGACGGGGCCATCAATAATGATGCGATCGGGTTCAGTCCATCTTTAGGTGGTCAGAACAACGTATCTGGTCAGGTTGGCAGCAGCACGCGTACCAGCCCGGTATCGTTAGATGCGATACAGGATATACAAGTTTATGTTGCACCTTACGATATCAAAATTGGTAACGTATTAGGGGGTAGTATAAACGCCGTTACCCGCAGCGGTACCAATACGGTTACCGGTTCGGTATATGGCTTCGGTCGTGGAGCATTCCTTATCGGCCCAAACCGCATCCCGGCCAACGTGGGCGGCGATAATTCAAAAGAACCGTCTGCTTTCCATGATTTCCAATTTGGTGCCCGTGTAGGGTTGCCAATTGTGAAAGACAAATTGTTTTTCTTCACTAACGAGGAATTTGCCCGCCGGAAAGACCCGGTGATCTTCCCTGCAGGCAGCGCTGGTGCTAACCCCATCCTTTCTGCACAGGACGCAACAGACATTACCAAAGCATTTACCAGCTACACCGGCGGTTTAAGCCCTGGAACAGCCGGCGAAGCCAGTATATTTTCAAACTCGAACAAGTTTTTCAATCGTTTAGACTGGAACATTAATGAAAAGAACCAGCTGACTTTGCGAAATAACACGATCTCGTCTACCGCTACCAACCTTGAGCGTGATCAGCAGAATTTCCGTTTCAGCGGTATTGATTATACATCGCACAACAACTCAACTTCAACTGTTGCCGAGTTAAAATCAAGGTTTACCAATTCCATCAGCAACAGCTTATTATTTGGTTATTCGAACGTACACGATTATCGTGATCCTAACTCGAACCCGGCATTGCCACAGATCGAGATCACCGGCCGCACCCCTGGTACTACTATCTTCCTGGGTACCGACCGTGAGGCTGCTATATTTGATATGCACCAAAAAACTACCGAGATAACCGATAACTTCACCTTAAACACTGGTAAACACAGCTTTACTTTTGGTACGCATAACGAGTTTTATAACATTACTTACAACTTTGTAAATGCGTGGAACGGTCGCGATTCTTACGCAAGTATTGATGATTTTACTGGCGCGTTCAACTCAAACCCGGCCACCACAGTAACATTTACCCCATCGCGTGTAAGGGCTAACTTTAACTATACCAACAATACCCGCGATTACATTTTAGCTAATCCATCGGCACAGTTTAAAGTGAACCTGTTAAGCTTATATGCACAGGATGAACTGCAGGCTACAGATAATTTAAAAATTACCGGCGGTATCCGTTTAGATTATGCCGGTGTACCTAACAAACAACCGTTAAGCAGCAAAACTACCGGTGCTGCTGCTGACCCTAATTACGGTACTACTTTTACTTACACCCAGCCAAGGAACATCCAGAATAAGTTTTTGGACAATACCGAAATTAACGGCCGTTTATCTTTCAGCTACGATGTTAATGGCGACCAAAGCGTTGTTGTACGTGGTGGTACCGGTACATTCACCGGTCGTGTACCATTTGCATGGTTTGGTTACGCTTTTTATAACAACGGCGATACTTATGGTGCTTACGATAAAAACAATATTAACCGTACATCCAACACCATTACCCCGGGTACTAATCCAACACAAGCGCCTGCCAACGGTGGCTTAGGTTTTGTTAATCAACAAACCAACCCTGTGCCAAATACCAGTGCAAGCGGCCCTACCCAGGTAGATATGATTGATAACAACTTTAAAATGCCACAGGTCTGGAGAAGCAGCTTAGCTGTAGACTATAAAACCCAGGACCAATGGCGGTTCACATTAGAAGGTATTTATACTAAAGTTATTCACGATTTAAAGTTCCAGCAAACCAACACTACCGATCAGGCGACTTATTACCCATACGATACCCAGCACCAACAGCCAATATTTGTGAACAGCAAGCCATCGGCTAACTTTACCAATGCCTATCTGTTGTCAAACACCGATCAGGGTAACCGTTATAGCATCACCGGCCAAATTGGTAAAACATGGCCTATGGGCTTAAATGTTGATTTTGCTTACACCTACGGTCAGTCTAAAGATATCACCAACGGTATCCGCAACTCAATGGAATCAAACTGGCAGTTGAACCAGGCTTTAAACCCTAACGCGCCAACCTTAGCTTATTCTAACTTTGATGTGCGTCACCGTATCATCACTAACCTGAATTATAAAATAAGCAGCAAAAAAGCATCGTCTAACTTTGCTATCTTCTTTAGTGCAACTTCAGGTACCCCGTATTCATTTGGCTTCCTGCCAAGTTCAATTCAGGGAACCGGTCAGCAGGTTAGCTTAGCTTATATTCCAAACGTTGGCGAAACTATTAAACTATTCAGCACTACACCAAATGCGCCAACTGCTGCAGAATCGGCACAGGCGGCTGCATTCGACCAATTTATTGATGGCGACCAATACTTAAAAACCCGCCGTGGTAAATTTACCGAGCGTAATGGTGCGCGCACGCCGTGGAACACTAATGCCGACTTCCGTTTTACCCAGGACTTTAACATTGGTACTGACGCCCATAAGCAAACTTTAACCTTTACATTTGATATCATCAACCTTACTAATTTGTTGAACAAAGCATGGGGACATTACTATTATTCTCCAAATACTTTCAATTCAACATCAAGTATTGGTTTAACCAAAAATGTTACGCCATCGTTTGCTAATGCGGCAACAACTTACCCAACCTACAAATTTGTTAACCCGGGTGTACCTTACGCGGTTGACCAATTTGCTTCGCGTTACCAAATGCAGTTTGGTATTCGCTATTCTTTCTAA
- a CDS encoding MFS transporter, with the protein MPEEGNSKTRKDPYAPLRYKDFRSYISMRFFFTFAYQMQTTVLGFYVYQLTHKAEYIGYIGLAEVIPAVCVAMFGGYVADKYEKRKMLLWIFAGVFLSSLVMGAVTFSAFSQHITLGWILAVIYAMIFCNGVARAFYGPAVFIVYSNSIPKELYPIAATWSSSSWYMSAILGPLIGGFLYGFSDKIMPGLAGITANFVVIILFMLISLLVVASLRKYPATFIPKDNIWKSLAEGLRFVFKTKMMLYAISLDLFSVLFGGVVALLPIFALDILKVGSEGLGIMRMASSVGAGLTLIVMTRFSPMNKPWRNLLIVVAGFGVSIVGFGLSHIFWLSLLFLFLQGAFDSVSVIIRGTIMQLLTPDEMRGRVSSVNQMFISSSNEFGDFESGMAAKFLGTIPAVLFGGAMTLGVVTFTYFKTRKMLPLGLNDIHLPEKEEPISPPVA; encoded by the coding sequence GTGCCCGAGGAAGGAAATAGTAAAACCCGTAAAGATCCATACGCGCCGCTCCGGTATAAGGATTTTCGCTCGTACATCAGCATGCGTTTCTTTTTTACGTTTGCCTACCAAATGCAAACTACGGTACTTGGCTTCTACGTTTACCAACTCACCCACAAGGCTGAATACATTGGTTATATTGGTTTGGCCGAGGTGATCCCTGCGGTTTGTGTGGCCATGTTTGGAGGGTACGTTGCCGATAAGTACGAAAAGCGCAAAATGCTGCTCTGGATATTTGCCGGCGTGTTCCTTTCGTCATTGGTGATGGGTGCGGTTACCTTTAGCGCATTTTCACAGCATATCACTTTAGGCTGGATACTGGCAGTTATTTACGCCATGATATTTTGCAATGGTGTTGCCCGGGCGTTTTATGGGCCGGCGGTATTTATTGTATATTCCAATAGTATTCCCAAAGAATTATACCCAATAGCTGCCACCTGGAGCAGTTCAAGCTGGTACATGTCGGCCATTTTAGGCCCGCTGATTGGTGGTTTCCTTTATGGCTTTTCCGATAAAATTATGCCCGGTTTGGCTGGTATTACAGCCAATTTTGTGGTAATCATCCTGTTTATGCTGATATCGCTTTTGGTGGTTGCAAGTCTGCGGAAATACCCGGCAACATTTATTCCAAAAGATAATATCTGGAAAAGCCTGGCCGAGGGCCTGCGATTTGTTTTCAAAACCAAAATGATGCTTTACGCGATAAGCCTCGACTTGTTTTCGGTACTGTTTGGCGGTGTAGTGGCTTTACTGCCCATATTTGCTTTAGATATACTGAAAGTAGGGTCGGAAGGGTTGGGTATTATGCGTATGGCCTCGTCAGTAGGGGCGGGTTTAACTCTTATTGTCATGACCCGCTTTTCGCCTATGAATAAACCCTGGCGTAACCTGCTTATTGTGGTGGCTGGTTTTGGTGTGTCGATAGTAGGTTTTGGTTTATCGCATATTTTCTGGCTGTCGCTTTTATTCCTGTTCCTGCAGGGCGCGTTCGATAGCGTGAGCGTAATTATCAGGGGAACAATTATGCAACTACTCACCCCCGATGAAATGCGTGGCAGGGTATCGTCAGTAAATCAAATGTTCATCAGTTCCTCAAACGAGTTTGGCGATTTTGAATCAGGTATGGCCGCCAAGTTCCTGGGCACTATACCGGCCGTACTTTTCGGTGGCGCTATGACGCTGGGTGTTGTTACCTTTACCTATTTCAAAACCCGCAAAATGCTGCCCCTGGGATTGAACGATATTCATTTACCTGAAAAGGAAGAGCCGATAAGCCCGCCGGTAGCATAA
- the frr gene encoding ribosome recycling factor, translated as MSELIKKQLTDAKSLMDKAIDHCDNELGKIRAGKASPSMLDGVMVDYYGSPTPLSQVGSVNTPDAKTIVVQPWEKSLLGAIEKAIMEANLGVNPQNDGVIIRINVPPLTEERRRDLVKKAKAEAENGKIAIRNIRKDINEKIRKLKTEGVSEDEMKTGEAEVQKLVDGYISKIDSLTDAKEKDIMTV; from the coding sequence ATGAGCGAACTCATTAAAAAACAGTTAACTGATGCAAAAAGCCTGATGGACAAGGCTATTGACCACTGCGATAACGAATTGGGAAAAATACGTGCCGGCAAAGCCAGCCCCTCCATGCTTGACGGCGTAATGGTTGATTATTACGGGTCGCCTACCCCGCTAAGCCAGGTAGGCAGTGTAAATACGCCCGATGCTAAAACCATTGTAGTGCAGCCATGGGAAAAAAGCCTGCTGGGCGCTATTGAAAAAGCCATTATGGAAGCTAATCTTGGTGTTAACCCTCAGAACGACGGCGTAATTATCCGTATAAATGTACCACCGCTAACTGAAGAGCGCCGCCGCGACCTGGTTAAAAAAGCTAAGGCTGAAGCCGAAAACGGCAAAATCGCCATACGTAATATCCGTAAAGATATTAATGAGAAAATTAGGAAACTAAAAACCGAAGGGGTATCTGAAGATGAAATGAAAACCGGCGAAGCTGAAGTGCAAAAACTGGTTGATGGCTATATATCAAAAATTGATTCGCTAACAGATGCTAAGGAAAAAGATATAATGACGGTATAA